Genomic segment of Vitis riparia cultivar Riparia Gloire de Montpellier isolate 1030 unplaced genomic scaffold, EGFV_Vit.rip_1.0 scaffold644_pilon_pilon, whole genome shotgun sequence:
TAGTGCCGGTGGCATGGTTTTGAATTTATCTTCTAGTGATAGATGACCagttgatttaaaatataaaataatatataataaaaaaaaaggtgattaATTCATAAACATTTTAAAGCCCCAAGGGAAAATAATTACCTTGTTTCGGGTAGAGCATAAATGTAATTTATCGCCGTATATCATAATATTTAGGTGAAGCATACATGCAATCAATGTTCTCGAAGTATACTTAAAATTGACTCTTTTTGGATTAATAGCTCGTagatgaaattttctttttatttttcttactaccatgctttcttaaaaataactcCTTTTTCTATCATGTATATAATTTTCGGgttatttatcatattatttagGTATGAAGTAATAGTTGTGGAGACATacccaaaacttaaaaataattatttgatgcAATTTAGGTAAAATAATTGTTTGAGGCATGCTTAAAacccaaaaattattttgtgatgaaTTTGGATTGAACACGAATGTAGtcatatatcatatttatttagATGAACCTAAAAACAACTCATTTTGGATTAAGGATACGTGCAATTAATTTTGTGCATATACAATTTCATTTGGATGTAGCGTATACTCAAAACTTTTAAGTCAATACTTTGTAAGTATAAGTTATTTCAATAAactctaaggctatgtttggttcccataaaatttgaggaaaaatgtaagggaaagaaaatacaaagataagtagaaggaataaaaaaatgaagaaaaataaaaaaatatattaaaagccaataaattattttttttgtcactttaaactcattttatttattttaattcattaatataaatattaaaatattaaaaaatacataagtttttaattatttttaattatatttgattttcttttatattttttataagagaaccaaaatgaaaaaatcatttttcttgattattttttttctttccttagtattttttgggACCCAAACACAACTTTAATGAATAATGACATCAACGTCTTGAATCACGCATACATGTATGTTTCTCTAGTGACATGACAAATAACATTGCATAACCTAGAACTTAGTAACCCTACCAAGGATTTTTGACAAAGAAATGTCTCTTATATATTTCAAAGCACACATGTATCATATTTATCTTATCTGACAACACCGATACTTATCTTCTTTGACTTATTTGGATTGCATGTGGGGTTAGACGTAAAAAAAATCGgatgctttgaaaaaaaattctcatccATTTAAAGCATGGaccaatttattttctatttgtccCTTTTAGATGGGACAAAGATAATTAATTTCCATTGAATAAGACAATGCATCATACTATTCAACCTAAAAAAGTTAGACAAACTTTATAAAAGATTGCCAAACTTGATGGAGAAAGGTGACCAGATAAAATTAGGTTAAGACTCTTTGCTAAGCTCTTGATGACTAAAATTTGATTGGAGCCGAAGTTAACAGAACTCTTTGcttgatatattatatatattatgactTAGGAATCAATTCCTACCACCGCAGCCTGGCTGGTCCTAACCAACACGGCATCACAAGCAGCCCCACGGCACCGCGTCCCGCCAGGTGTTGTCAGTTCATGGTCCCCATGATATTTGAATGGGTATGGATTATGTATGTTATCATATATCAAGATAAAAATATCAAGATAGGAACATCTAGgttggattttataaaaatataaaaatttaagacaaaaattctaaaaaatatatttttgtgaaggtaaaattttatttaaataaattttaatatttttaaatacattaaatGTCTAAAATTGATTCCTCTAAGAAGCTCAGAGGAATCCGTTAGAGGAAAATGCTACGTCGCGGACAAAAATCAAGGTATAGGTGTTAAATAGTAAGTCTTTAAGGTAAAGCGATCAAGTAAATCTGTATACTTTGATCTTATATGGTGAATTGTAAATTAGAACTCTTAGACCATCCTGGCTTTTTGTCTCCATAATTAATGTAAGGGTTTTCTACATAAAAATTCTTATGGTCTGACTTGATCTTTGATTACTTTGAATATCCCTAATATCTTCAAGTTTTAATTTGGGATAATTTATTTAGGTCATTCtcccaaaaatacttttaaagaaaacatgTTCACCAAAGCTATGTTTGAATCCTGAAAAgtcctaagaaaaaaaaaaattactagggaaaataattttcttatgtacTTTGGCTTCAccaggaaaaatatgaaaaaaaaaaatcaaatattattaaaattaattataaatgtatgtattttaaaattatttaatctttaaatagaagagaaaaaaaaaagtaaaatgagtttgaagtaatatataaaaatgatttattaattttaattttttttcctttcactttttcttttctcctctattttctttccctccaaTTTTTCgcaaaccaaacatagcctaaaagtatttcaaataaaaaacactaCAAAATGTATTCTTAACGGTTTTAACTTagaataatttgtttttactaaccttgttttacaaaaatattcgATTCctatcttaaaaacaaaatgcttGGTATCTAAATATGGTTAGATCTCTCTCCAAAATTCCTTGCcaccaaaaaattttaagaaataaaaaatagaacatgAATTTTATGAGGACTTTAAGGTattattccttaattaaaatcacaaatttgtCTTTATTATCACAGAGATCCAAACCTTTTGATAGTAGTAAacaatatataacttttattcaTCAACGGAAGGACATTATAACAATATGATTTTACAACAAAAATCATTTGTCATGTTGTCAAAATTACTTCAAAGACTGCATGCAGAGCATTATATGGCAAAAGCCCTACTAAGGGTTTCCTACCACAGAACTCTTTATTCTTCTCATAGTTTACGTATACCCttcatatatataattcaaTTGGAGTTTGTATACGTATGACTTATCAGCAAGTGAGGTTGTCACCAGGCGAAACCCCGAGCTGACTGCAGTAGTCCTTGTAATACTGAACGCGGGCGTTAACGGCATCTGTGTTTCCACCATTACATTCGACGGCACCATTGATGGCTTTAATTGTGGCACCAAAACCTTGGCTTAGGACAGAGTGAACATTATTCATCCAAAACCATAATGCGGTCTTGAATGAAGTGACCACGTCAGTTGCAACAATTCCAGGGTTGCTCAAGCCATTGAATCCAATGCTGTTTCCAGCAGCGCCATAGTTGTAGTTCCATGTTAGTTGAAGCGGTCCACGGCCGTAGTAATTTTGACCGGACACACATGGATATTGGGTATTGCTTGAATCACAGTAGTTATGAGAGGCACCATTGATTTCTTCAATATAACAGAAGTCTGCAAGCATGTACAAAAGTTTACTAagtatatgaaatattttgctAATAAATCATAGCAAATTAACGACTAAGAGCaatagtaaaatattattagagtatttttaaaaatatgaaaaatactttaataacttttgtattatacgacaaatgtgaaaaatattttttcatatttaaatttataaataaaattgtctttaaaaataattataaattattttttgaaaaagttgtcAAAGAAACCTAAAGTTtcataactaaaaataaaaagaaaaaaaagagtatgtgggtatataaaaataaataaataaaataagatagtTGGAATTTAAgactttacaaaatattaaaaagggaaaatcttACGTCCAGTCTCGTGTGTGACATGAGCGAAGAAAGCTGCAATCTCGCGCTTATTAGCATCGGTAGAACCATCGTTGCCGAACCCAGAATACGAATTCAAGGCACTGAGAAACGCTGCACGGGTGTAGAAATTCTTCCCAGCACAACTCGAAGCAGCTTGATTAATTATCCCATCGAAAAATGACTGTGTCACAATATCAGAAACCGAGCTACCACTGCCGCTACTTGAATCACAAGGACCCGATTGGCAACCGTCACCGCAGTAGTCACTGCCGGTGCCACAGTACCCGTACTTACTGCAACATAGGCCTGAGGCACACCCACAGTTCTGAGCCACTGCAGCTCCGCAAAGGGCCCCGACAAGAAGGATTGTTAGTAGCTTGGCTGCCATTTTTGGGAGATGTTTTGTggaagaaagaagagagaatatGTGAGGTGAAGATGAAAAATATGCTTGTCTCggagaggtatttatagggcaGGTAGGAGAGTTTAGTGgtgttttcaaattcaattgGAACATGCAATTGACTCAAATGGATGAGTGTGGAAAAATTCCACACTTGCACTTTGGCCATATATGGTATTGGTGGCAtcgtttaattttcaaatttatcaattttatcaaCATTTCTCATGTACATTGAATCTATGTCCTGAATTTTCGGGTCATATAATACAAACATATGCATGTTACTCCACATGATACCGCCTAactttgaattttggaaatcctAGTAATATTTGAGGAAGTTCAATAATGAAATGTTTGTTATTGCAGGCCATTGTAATGACGTGTGAGGAAATTTATCTTTGACTGAGTTGGGTCGTGGGCTTGGATGCAAAAATATCATATGCAAGGTTTGAAAATTCTTTCCATTCCCATCCAAACCAAGGATCAAttcaccattttattttttatttttttgaggaCACGACCAAACTTGATGCTAAATAAAATTACATCAAGACTAGTTCCTAACTTCTAGAGAGCTAGAATTTAATTTGACAGGTAATGACAAGAATAGGGATCATCATATCGAGAAATTAACATTaaattagaataataataaattttattttcaggCATGAGGATGGAAGGCGATCGAGTCTTAATTTACTTGATATCTTGACTTATGAATATGAATGTATTTTTTGTGGAGATTGAACTGAAGTTTGGTATGGAATTTTTGGagtcataaaaataaagattaggAGTCAATTTATAGCACCACAGCGTCCACAACACGGCATCACAAGCAGCCCCACGACGCCAGGTCGCGGCAAAGCGCCGGGTCGTGGCAAGGCGCCGGGTCGCGGCAAGAGATTTCAGGCATGGTCCCCAATCCCCATGAGAAATAAGTGTTCCAAATAGAGTTGTTAATTCATGGTCCACATGAGAAAATGTTCGAAGTCTTGGTCGTGCGAGTCTAGAAGTTCTACTAAGCTGCAGTTTGAAAATAaggtttcaaatttatattaaaattgtacCGCCTGTttagtcaatttttttaaaaattatttttaagttaaaaaaataaaaaataattttttagtgttttataaaGATAAGGGTGtttgataagttgtttttacaaataaataataaaaaatttcttagataagttgtttaaaaaaaaattcttttttggttttataaaaatattgcaaatttaatttatataatataaatttaatttaattcagttcttattaaaatatatatatatatatatatatagttttttaattacaaatatatcaataaataattttgagtaaaatatgaaaaataagattataataaatataagtttattatcatttaataattGACATAATGATTTTcttgacatatttttatttgtatgaaATAAACAGAAGATTGTTTtcaccacaaaaataaaattcatcttCACTAGTATTAAGGTACaagaaatcttaaattttccatTCTCCTTCCTATCAAAAtgattaataaagataaataaatgtgTTTTGTACTCTCTAAAatctattaaattaaattgtgataaatattatatataatatatttaattcatttttatcttaattaattaatttttttcattaggtagtaaaactacataaaaattctctttaatataataatgtattaatttaaaagaattgcgaaatttttatatttctaaaaatatatagaatctAATCTcacttgtacttctttttttttcttttttctttttttgcaacTATCATATATTACATCTTGTAGCCAAGTTTGACCCTTAAGTTTACCAAACGCCACCATCCACATCCACTACCCAACCCACTCTCACCTTTCACATTTTCCTCCCAACTTCCCTTATAAATCATTAAAGACACCACTCCTAACCTATTTATTAACCCACAAGGCAATGCCCCATGTACAATGACACCCACGTGAGTGAGTGGATGACATGTAAGAATGACAATAGttcgggttttttcgggtaccaaCCCCACCCCGCCCATAATGGGACggggttcaattttaataaataggttTTGAACgagtttgagaatttttttaaaacccagaGCAAGTTCGAGTATTACCCTGCCCCATCCCGCCTTGCCCCATCCCGattatacataaaattaattaaatttaatttttattttactatttttaatatatagataataataaaatatttttaaaaaataagttataaaaaatataataatttaattatttataaaatatatttattttaatgtaattaaaaagtttaaaagtaatttaaaaaaaaattaaaattaaaaaaaaaagttaaactggACAAAAcgggtatgagaatttatcatacccgtcctatttaattttttaaatgagacggggatgagaattattttgaataaacggaGCAGAATTGGGATGGGGGCAACCCATCCCGAACCCGCCCCATTACCATCCCTAATGGCATGAGAGCACTCCTGTCAATTGTACATTACTAGCCATACCACCATgtcttttcttatcttttcaTTGTCTTGTTCTTGTGGTGGTAGAgctctccttttttcttttttttctttttttaatttaatttgttagtaTTTATCATAGAAATCCCAAGCTTTTTATACTAATAAACTATACAAATGAATAATCTAAAGCTTTCAATACTAACAAACGACATAGCTTTTATTCATTGATAGAAGAACATTACAACCATATGATTTCAGGACATAAATCATGGTCATGTTCTTAAAGCTACTTCAAAGACTACATACATACCACATAtctctcatttttctcataGCTCACTTATTGTCTTCGATACATAACTTAGCTAGGGTTTGTACATTGTTGTCTACCCTAGCAAGTGAGGTTATCACCAGGTGAAACACCAAATTGACTGCAGTAGTTTTTGTAATACTGGACACGTGCATTAACCGAGGACGAGCTACCACCATTACATTCAATAGCACCATTGATGGCTCGAATTGTAGCACCAAAGCCTTGGTTTACAACAGAGTGAACATTGTTCATCCAAAACCATAACGCGGTCTTGAACGAAGTATCTACGTTGGTTGCAACAATTCCAGGATTGCTCAAGCCGTTGAACCCAATACTTCTTCCAGCAGGACCATAATTGTAGTTCCATGATATCTGAAGTGGTCCACGGCCATAGTACTTCTGCCCGGCCACGCATGGATTTTGGGTATTACTACTATTACAATAGTTCTTAGAGGcaccatttatttcatttatgtaACAAAAGTCTGCATGtacaaatcaataatattaatttcaagCAACATATATGTGAATCGAGTAAAATTCAGGTTAAGATGCGACCAATAGAAGATATGATAGCATATGATTTGACCTTCAACGTAGTCATGTCTAGCTAAATTACTAATAGGAGGAATGTACTTATAAAATTCGAACAATTGGATCTTAAATATTTGATtggaaactattctcaaaaacagttttaCATCGGGTTTGAACTTTAAAAACacatacaaatattaaaatattgaaaatagggttttgagaatttgttcaaaaaaaactaacttcttataatagtttttaaaaataaaaaataaaaaagcagtATATTTCAAATagttggaatttaaggttttataaacgttaaaaaagaatgaagatcTCACGTCCGGTCTCATGTGTGACATGGGCGAAGAAAGCAGCAATCTCGCGCTTAGACTGATCAGCGGAACCACCCTTGCCAAACCCAGGATACGAATTCAAGGCACTAAGAAACGCTGCACGGGTGTAGAAATGCTTCCCTTCGCAGTTCCCGGCAGCTTGATTAATAATCCCATCGAAAAACGCCTGTGTCACAACATCAGAAACGGAGACACCGCCGGAAGGACTACCACTTGAGTAACAAGGACCTGCTTTGCAACCTTCGCCGCAGTAGGCATTGCCGGTGCCACAGTAGCCGAACTTACTGCAGCATAGGCCTGAGGCACACCCACAGTTCTGAGCCACTGTGGAGCCCTGCAGGGCTGCCAAAAGGACTCCAACGAGAAGGATTGTTAGCAGCTTGGCTGCCATTTTTGGGAGAGGTTATTGTGGAAGGAAGAATGGAGAATGAGTGGTGTGAAGATGGACTTGGGagtggggtatttatagggcaGAAAGGAGAGCTCAAGAagaagatattattttttacaaactTGCTCTTTGGCCATTATTGTTAGTGGCATGGTTTTGGATTTATAATCTAGTGATCATCATTTGATTTGAagatgaattaattaattaattaattctaaatattttttagccCCCATGGGAAAATAATTACATGTTTTTTAGGTACGTAATCCATCATTGTTTATCATAGTATTTAGGTGAAGCATGCAATTAACATTTGCCAAGCTAGGCAtacttaaaattcaaaaattaaatcattgtCTTTGGATCGACCATTGAtgcaatttcat
This window contains:
- the LOC117910198 gene encoding chitinase 5-like, whose protein sequence is MAAKLLTILLVGALCGAAVAQNCGCASGLCCSKYGYCGTGSDYCGDGCQSGPCDSSSGSGSSVSDIVTQSFFDGIINQAASSCAGKNFYTRAAFLSALNSYSGFGNDGSTDANKREIAAFFAHVTHETGHFCYIEEINGASHNYCDSSNTQYPCVSGQNYYGRGPLQLTWNYNYGAAGNSIGFNGLSNPGIVATDVVTSFKTALWFWMNNVHSVLSQGFGATIKAINGAVECNGGNTDAVNARVQYYKDYCSQLGVSPGDNLTC
- the LOC117910189 gene encoding endochitinase A-like; the protein is MAAKLLTILLVGVLLAALQGSTVAQNCGCASGLCCSKFGYCGTGNAYCGEGCKAGPCYSSGSPSGGVSVSDVVTQAFFDGIINQAAGNCEGKHFYTRAAFLSALNSYPGFGKGGSADQSKREIAAFFAHVTHETGHFCYINEINGASKNYCNSSNTQNPCVAGQKYYGRGPLQISWNYNYGPAGRSIGFNGLSNPGIVATNVDTSFKTALWFWMNNVHSVVNQGFGATIRAINGAIECNGGSSSSVNARVQYYKNYCSQFGVSPGDNLTC